A single region of the Marinobacter nanhaiticus D15-8W genome encodes:
- a CDS encoding haloacid dehalogenase type II, translating to MKPTKPVIVFDVIETIFSLDALSRSFDRLDLPAHTKDLFFAQLLRDAFATSATGAYVPFVEMAKGTLHVLLVNLGVSAPASKIEQILPVFGQLDAHSDVQDALALAKSRDLEVLFFTNGSQKNTESLIARNALENLVDHVVSIDTFSQWKPYREVYLGAIAAVGGKPERSAMIAAHAWDTQGAMNAGMGAGWVRRQDSVFHPAMTPPDYSASDLTTLVDQVSVGLLNAA from the coding sequence ATGAAGCCAACGAAGCCGGTCATCGTCTTCGACGTTATCGAAACGATTTTTTCACTCGATGCACTGTCTCGGTCTTTTGACAGACTGGACCTACCCGCGCATACCAAGGATCTGTTCTTCGCCCAATTGCTTCGCGATGCATTTGCAACCTCCGCAACAGGTGCCTACGTTCCTTTCGTCGAAATGGCGAAAGGCACGCTGCATGTACTGTTGGTCAACCTTGGCGTGTCTGCGCCAGCCTCGAAGATTGAGCAGATACTGCCTGTGTTCGGACAACTGGATGCCCATTCCGACGTGCAGGATGCGTTGGCCCTGGCCAAAAGCAGGGACCTTGAGGTTCTGTTCTTTACCAATGGTTCGCAGAAAAATACGGAATCGCTGATTGCGCGCAATGCGTTGGAGAATCTGGTGGACCATGTCGTATCCATCGATACGTTCAGCCAGTGGAAGCCGTACAGAGAGGTCTACCTTGGCGCTATTGCGGCCGTGGGTGGCAAGCCGGAGCGCAGCGCCATGATTGCAGCCCATGCCTGGGACACCCAGGGAGCTATGAATGCGGGAATGGGCGCTGGGTGGGTTCGCCGCCAGGACAGTGTCTTTCATCCGGCCATGACACCGCCAGACTACAGCGCAAGCGACCTGACAACGTTAGTCGATCAAGTTTCAGTCGGCTTGTTAAACGCCGCTTAG